From one Lolium rigidum isolate FL_2022 chromosome 4, APGP_CSIRO_Lrig_0.1, whole genome shotgun sequence genomic stretch:
- the LOC124648433 gene encoding receptor-like protein kinase HSL1, producing the protein MAAMPGHAYLRILLLCLVLPFRLPRHAAAQQVDEQQVLLRIKAAWGSPPALASWSSNASSHCTGWTFVSCDGAGRVSSLSLPNVAVSGPVPDAIGELASLATLNLQNTTVTGGFPSFLYNLTALTYLDLSSNNLAGDLPADIGRLGKNLTHLALDNNFFTGTVPPTLSQLKNLTVLALNSNQLTGTVPTELGELTRLQTLKLELNNFSPGKLPDSFKNLTKLATLWLASSGLTGEFPGYVTGMSEMVWLDLSNNSFNGSIPPAIWNLPKLQTLYLYSNYLAGDLAIDGAIGAAGLEQIDVSFNDLTGAIPEEFGNLTKLVHLNLNTNSFSGEIPASLARLPSLVFLWLFDNKLTGPLPAELGMHSPVLRDIQVDDNDLSGPIPAGVCQNRGLWIISASNNSLNGSIPASLASCPALISLQLQDNQLSGEVPAALWTETKLMTLLLQNNGGLTGTLPQTLFWNLTKLYISNNRFSGPLPAAGARLQRFYAGNNRFSGEIPSVLPAGMPLLQEFDLSANQLSGAIPDSVVTLRGLTQMNFSSNQLTGEIPAALGSMPVLTLLDLSSNQLSGSIPASLGNMRVNQLNLSSNRLTGEIPAALAISAYDGSFLGNPALCTAASSSENLAGVSSCAARSSDKVSPGLRAGLLAAGAALLVAIVALAFFVIRDAKRRKRLAPAVEAWKLTAFQALDFGETAVLRGLADDNLIGKGGSGRVYGVECPSRTGGGTATMVAVKRIWTGGKVEKNLEREFDSEVNVLGHVRHTNIVKLLCCLSRAETKLLVYEYMGNGSLDRWLHGHRWAAGSAGAVAKAPSSARRAPLDWPARVRVAVGAARGLSYMHHECSPPVVHRDVKCSNILLDAELNAKVADFGLARMLVQAAAGTTTDTMSAVAGTFGYMAPECAYTRKANEKVDVYSFGVVLLELATGREAGNGGEHTSLAEWAWRHLQSGKPIADAADSSIGDAGRSNDFEVVFKLGVICTGAQPSTRPTMKDVLQILLRCEQAHRKTVDEKTVSSEYDAAPLLPVRGGSRRKRFPTTTARAASTSSDEIR; encoded by the exons ATGGCAGCAATGCCAGGCCACGCCTACCTCCGCATCCTCCTGCTCTGCCTCGTCCTCCCATTCCGCCTcccgcgccacgccgccgcgcagCAGGTCGACGAGCAGCAGGTCCTGCTCCGGATCAAGGCCGCCTGGGGCTCCCCGCCGGCGCTCGCGTCATGGTCCTCCAACGCCTCCTCGCACTGCACCGGCTGGACCTTCGTCTCCTGCGACGGCGCCGGCCGGGTGAGCTCCCTCTCCCTCCCGAACGTCGCCGTCTCCGGCCCCGTCCCCGACGCGATCGGCGAGCTGGCGAGCCTCGCCACGCTCAACCTCCAAAACACCACCGTCACCGGCGGCTTCCCGTCCTTCCTCTACAACCTCACCGCCCTCACCTACCTCGACCTCTCATCGAACAACCTCGCGGGCGACCTCCCCGCCGACATCGGCCGCCTCGGCAAGAACCTCACGCACCTCGCCCTCGACAACAACTTCTTCACCGGCACGGTGCCGCCCACGCTGTCGCAACTCAAGAACCTGACGGTCCTCGCCCTCAACAGCAACCAGCTCACCGGCACCGTCCCCACGGAGCTCGGCGAGCTGACGCGGCTCCAGACGCTCAAGCTCGAGCTGAATAACTTCAGTCCGGGCAAGCTGCCCGACTCGTTCAAGAACCTGACGAAGCTGGCCACCCTCTGGCTCGCGAGCTCCGGCCTCACCGGCGAGTTCCCGGGTTACGTCACGGGGATGTCCGAGATGGTCTGGCTCGACCTGTCCAACAACTCCTTCAACGGGAGCATCCCCCCGGCCATCTGGAACCTCCCCAAGCTGCAGACGTTGTACCTGTACTCCAACtacctcgccggcgacctcgccaTCGACGGGGCGATCGGGGCGGCGGGGCTGGAACAGATCGACGTCTCCTTCAACGACCTCACCGGAGCCATCCCGGAAGAGTTCGGTAATCTGACGAAGCTCGtgcatctgaacttgaacaccaaCAGCTTCTCCGGCGAGATACCCGCGAGCCTCGCGCGGCTGCCGTCGTTGGTGTTCCTGTGGCTGTTCGACAACAAGCTCACCGGACCCCTCCCGGCGGAGCTCGGGATGCACTCGCCCGTGCTGAGGGACATCCAGGTCGACGACAACGACCTCTCCGGCCCGATACCGGCCGGAGTCTGCCAGAACCGCGGGCTGTGGATCATCTCCGCCTCCAACAacagcctcaacggctccatcccGGCGAGCCTCGCCAGCTGCCCCGCGCTCATAAGCCTTCAGCTCCAGGACAAccagctctccggcgaggtgccggccgCGCTGTGGACGGAGACCAAGCTCATGACTCTGCTTTTGCAGAACAACGGTGGGCTCACAGGGACCCTGCCCCAGACTCTGTTCTGGAACTTGACGAAGCTGTACATCTCCAACAACAGGTTCAGTGGGCCTCTCCCGGCGGCAGGAGCCCGGCTGCAGAGGTTCTACGCGGGGAACAACAGGTTCTCCGGAGAGATACCCTCGGTGCTTCCTGCGGGGATGCCTCTGCTGCAGGAGTTCGACCTGTCGGCGAACCAGCTGTCGGGCGCGATCCCGGACAGCGTCGTGACGCTCCGTGGCCTGACGCAGATGAACTTCAGCAGCAACCAGCTCACCGGCGAGATACCGGCGGCGTTGGGCTCCATGCCGGTGCTCACCCTGCTCGACCTCTCCTCGAACCAGCTCTCCGGCAGCATCCCGGCGTCGCTGGGGAATATGAGGGTGAACCAGCTGAACCTCTCGTCAAACCGGCTCACCGGCGAGATACCGGCGGCGCTCGCCATCTCCGCGTACGACGGGAGCTTCCTGGGCAACCCCGCGCTCTGCACGGCCGCGTCTTCATCAGAGAACCTCGCCGGCGTGAGCTCGTGCGCAGCCAGGTCATCCGACAAGGTATCACCGGGCCTCCGCGCGGGCCTTCTCGCTGCCGGCGCCGCGCTTCTCGTCGCCATCGTCGCACTCGCCTTCTTCGTCATTCGCGACGCCAAGAGACGTAAGCGGCTCGCGCCGGCCGTGGAGGCTTGGAAGCTGACCGCTTTCCAGGCGCTGGACTTCGGGGAGACCGCCGTGCTGCGCGGGCTCGCCGACGATAACCTGATCGGCAAAGGCGGGTCTGGGCGCGTGTACGGCGTGGAGTGCCCCAGCCGCAccggcggcggcaccgccaccatGGTAGCCGTGAAGCGCATATGGACTGGCGGGAAGGTGGAGAAGAATCTGGAGCGTGAGTTCGACTCGGAGGTGAACGTCCTTGGTCACGTCCGGCACACCAACATCGTGAAGCTCCTCTGCTGCCTCTCCCGCGCCGAGACCAAGCTCCTCGTCTACGAGTACATGGGCAACGGTAGCCTGGACCGGTGGCTCCACGGCCACAGGTGGGCGGCCGGGAGCGCGGGGGCTGTGGCGAAGGCCCCGTCGTCTGCCCGGCGAGCGCCGCTCGACTGGCCGGCGAGGGTGAGGGTGGCCGTGGGCGCGGCGCGGGGGCTGAGCTACATGCACCACGAGTGCTCCCCGCCGGTGGTGCACCGGGACGTCAAGTGCAGCAACATCCTGCTCGACGCGGAGCTCAACGCCAAGGTCGCCGACTTCGGGCTCGCCAGGATGCTCGTCCAGGCCGCTGCTGGCACGACGACTGACACCATGTCCGCCGTCGCCGGAACCTTCGGTTACATGGCTCCTG agtgTGCGTACACAAGGAAGGCGAACGAGAAGGTGGACGTGTACAGCTTCGGGGTGGTGCTGCTGGAGCTGGCCACCGGCAGGGAGGCCGGCAACGGCGGCGAGCATACCTCGCTCGCGGAATGGGCGTGGCGGCACCTGCAGTCGGGGAAACCCATCGCCGATGCGGCGGACAGCTCCATCGGGGACGCCGGGCGCAGCAACGACTTTGAGGTCGTGTTCAAGCTCGGTGTCATATGCACCGGCGCTCAGCCGTCGACGCGGCCAACCATGAAGGATGTGCTGCAGATACTGCTCCGGTGTGAGCAGGCCCACCGGAAAACGGTCGACGAGAAGACGGTTTCTTCAGAGTACGACGCTGCTCCGCTGCTGCCGGTGCGAGGGGGCAGTCGCCGGAAAAGGTTTCCGACGACGACAGCAAGGGCAGCTTCGACATCGTCTGACGAAATACGGTAG